The Aedes albopictus strain Foshan chromosome 1, AalbF5, whole genome shotgun sequence genomic interval TTTGGGTTTCCCGCATGCTGGTCTGACATTCAGGTTAGGTATTTTGGACTCTCGACAAACTTCACATTGGCTACAAAAGCGTTTCACCTCAGCGGCCATCCGTGGCCAGTAATTCCTCTCGCGAACTTTCGCGAGCGTTTTGACAAATCCAAGATGGGCTTCTTCATGAATCGCCTGAATGATTCCACGTCTTTCAACTGCCGGAACCACATATTTCCATCGGAACGAGGGGTCTTCCGTAACCAGGGCGTTGGGGATGTGCTTGTAAACCTTCCCATCACAAACTTGGAAATCTGGATATCTTCCTGGCTGGGCTTCTATCATCCGTTTTAGTTGAGTGATGTATGGATCTGAAACGACGACCTCAATCTGGTTTACCGCACGGGATAACGCATCTGCGGGTATGTTCTCGGAGCCCTTCTTGTACTGCAGTAACATGTCGTACTTGGAGAGTTTGAGGGCCCACCGCGCAATCCTTGCTGACTTACTCTCGATCGACATGGTTCTCAGGAAAGTCAAGCTCATCGCATCCGTTTGGATTATGAACTGCGAACCTTCAATAAAGTGTTTAAAGTTTTCAATACTTAGAAGTACAGCAAGACACTCGCGTTCTGTTGCGCTGTAACGGCGTTGGGTGCTTGACAGTTTCTTTGAGTAATAGGCTATCGGCCTTCGTACTCCGTTCTGCACCTGAACCAAGACTGCACCTACCGCTAGGTCCGAACTATCAGTCTCGAGAATGAACGGCAAGTTGAAATCCGCGTTTGCCAAGATCGGAGCTGACACTAATGCGGTTTTTAACTTCTGTAGAGCGGCATCTGCTTCCATTGTCCATGCGAACTTCTTGGATCCCTTCTTGAGCAGATTCGTTATTGGCGTGGTAATTTCAGAATAATTcgacagaaatttctgataaaatcccgCAAGTCCGAGAAGACGGCGTACATCCTTTACGGTCTGAGGGACCGGGTAATCGAGCACAGGTTGTATCTTACTTACATCCATCGATAAGCCTTCCTCCGATAGAACGTATCCCAAATACGTGATTTTCTTTTGGCAGAATTTGCTTTTCTGCAAATTAATGGTCAGACCTGCCCTACAAAGTCTTTCGGCAACCAGTTGGATTAGACGAATGTGTTCTTCTAGGCTGTTCGAGACAATGATAATATCGTCAAGATAAACATATACGTAGGGCTCGAGATCATGCCCTAACACGCGAGACATCAATCGCGCCATCGTCGCCGGTGCATTAGTTAATCCAAAGGGCATAACTACAAACCGGAACAAGCCCTTATTGGTGCGAAAAGCGGTTTTATCTTTAGCTGAGTCTTCCAAGGGTACCTGATAGTAGGACTCCGACAAATCAATGACGGAAAAGAATTTAGATTTTGGTAGTCGCTGAATGATTCCCATCATATTAGGAAATGGGAAGTCATCTTTCTTGGTGCACTCATTCAGTCTCCTTGAGTCGAGGCAGATCCTCCACTTCCCATTTGGCTTTTTAATGGGAAGGAGTGGGTTGAGAAAGTCGACTGGGCCATGGCATTCCTCGATGACTCCAAGATCTCTCATCCGCTGGACTTCCGCATCAATAACCTTCTCAACACTCGGTGACCATCGATAATAGGAAACCTTTTTAGGTTTCGCGTCTACGAGAAGCTCTATTTGGTGTTCAATCATCGCCGTACGACCCAACTGTCCTTCTCTTGTCTCTGGTAACTTCTTAATCGCTTGGTATAGTGCTTTCCGATCACTGTTCGATAGCTCATGCTCTGTAACCAAATCTTCAACTGATTCTAACGATTTCTTTGGTAGTTCTATGGTCGGCATTTCCAAACTCTCATCAGTAATTTCTTCCGTCTTGCCTACTGGATTAGCGTCTGGACAAGGATTTAGTTGAAAGCAAATTCTTTCGGTTCGATCTCCAAAATAATCCTCCACATACGTCAACTCAGGGACATTTTGGTTACCACTTTCGTTGTCCAGAGACCCGTTCATTGGTGAAACCAACTGGAACCCAAATTTAGTCAAAAAATCCACACCAAGAATCAGTATCTTTTTTACTTCTGGCACAATGATCGTTGGGATCACGTGAGTTGTTTGTTGGTACGAAAAAGGAACATTCACGTAGCCTAAACATCGATAGGCTGTTCCATCGGCGGTAGATATTTTAATAGATATTGGATGGATCTTCAAGCCTAGTTTGTTGATAAGTTCTACGGAGCTGATAATAGATAAACTGGCGCCCGTGTCCGCTAATCCTTCAATCTCTTCGGAAAGTATTCGTACTTTTACGTGAGGACACCTATGGAATTTTGTGTTTATTTGATGAATACTGTTGAATACGCTGTAATGGGGTTTGGGAATCTCTTGGTTTGAGGTTCGAGGACAAGGATTCCCCGAATTGCCCTCGTTCACTCGTTTTTTGGCAATTCCTCCTTTTGCCCCAACTCGTGTTTGTTCGGACATTTGTAGGCTGTAGTGTCTGTCAAACCACAAATATGGCAAAAGATTGTTTTACGCTTATCGCAGTCCTTCCACATGTGCCCGATACGTTGACAATTCCAACAGATCGATTGTTTAGTCCTACCCGAAGTACTTTCAAAACGAGATTTTGTCTTGCTGATGTTGTTACCAATTCTTGCTTTCAACGCATAGATTTCATCCAAGTCTTCGTCGGTGTACTGTTCTCCGATACCGTCCTCTTCACATTCCACTTGATGGACAGTGGGACGAGGTTGAACTGAACCTGAATACAAATTGGACTCGAGGGCGTCGAACTTGAAGCAGAGTTGAGCCAAGTGCTCAATCGAGTGAATAGGCTCGAGAGCGAGTCTGCGCTTGTAGGTTAGCTTCATATTCTCCACGATGATTTCGAACTTTTCAGCCTCCGACATCTTCTTGATCATTCGCTGGGCTAGCATCTCCATGTCCGTTAGATAGGCACTGAATAACTCAGTTGGTCGCTGGTTGCGAGCGCGCATTTCCTCCTTTATAATCCGGTCGCGGTTCGGGTTGTCATATCTCATTTTCAAGTAGGCCTCCAATACTTCccaggaggtaaatttttcctcGTAGGTAGTAAACCAGACGTAAGCGCTGTCCTTGAAGAGCAAATGGGCATGCATCCTTAATTCATCCTTAGAAATGTCGTACGATCTACTAAGTATGTTTATCTGCCGTAGGAAATCGGTTACCGGAACAGCATTAGAATCACCGGTGAACTTTGGCCACTTCTCAATGATACTACACTGTTGATGAGGCAATCGTCGGGAGAATCCGCTGGATGGCAAGGGGAACGAACTTCGTTGCATGCCGGGCGAATACCCAACATTCGCAGTTTGCTCGTTCCGCGGCGTGGAACACCTGGACTTGTGCATTGGAGGCTCACCGTAGGCTGCGTTTCGTTCAATCCCTGGAAACGATTCAGGGCCAATTGTCTGACGTGTCCCCGAAGGGTATCCGGACAACTGCAACGGTGGCGAAGGATCAGGCAGCGTTCGTTGAGCCGGGGTACCGCTCCGATTTACCTCTGAACGATTTGGATACCGTGAGTGGCTCATGTTGATTCCCGGACGAATGCTGGTATTAGCCATCTGCTCGGTCAAATTATCCACGGGCTGGTTTCGACCCTGGTAAGGAAGCACGCCTTGACCAATTAGCTGATCAATGTACCTCTTGATGTACTTATCGATTTCCGAGACATGAATGTATTCGTTATTAGGCCCACCAACACGAGCGGTGTCTGGATTCCGGGCTGACTCACTGGGTTGATGTCCAGAAACCCGTGGATCTTCCGACACCCCCTCGAATGGCGGCGAGGACATCCGAATCTCTGGCTGATTTCGGTTCCTTGGATGACCCGAAGCTTCTGCACTCATCTCCTGCGTACCTGTAGACACACCAGATCTCGGAACCTCTCCCGGACGTAACGATGGAACGCGAAGACTCCACGGACTCGATTGTAAATCATTGAAGAACTCGACTTGGCGTGGGACGGTGCCTGTAGACTGTTCTGCATGACGGAAATTCAGCAAGTCTTCTACTAACGCAGGTATCACTTTCGACATCTCTCGTCCAGATTGTTCTGTCGTTCTTCCCTCAGCTCCTTCAGTTTCATCCCAACTCATTAACCACGGAGAGCCTGGGTTCCGCGGCACGTGCGTCGTCGTTGTTTGATTTAACGCCATACTGGACCTCATCGACGGTTGATCCATTGTCTGGTTCATCTGGACCACGGTAGTATCTCCACCAGACGGATTCCCTCGGGTGGTGGATTCCGCGATCGGCTCATATCCGCCAGATTCGTCCAAACCCGTTGCAAAATATTTGGCCGAAATTTTAGAAATCATTTCCAACAAGCAACGCAAATCCTCCTGTTGCTGGGCGGTACGCGGAGTGTACCTACGTATACGAAGGTAGTAATGGACCAGGCGGGAGAAACATGTTGGATGCGGTTCTTCGTTCAGCAAATCCGCAATCTCCTTCAGCTTCTTCGGCACTTCACGCAGATCATCGTTCATCATTGCTTCCGTCACTCTAACATACCTTTCCGAATCCGGGTCACGAAATACCACGCGTAGATCCCGTCGACGATTTTCGACTGAACCAAGTATAGTACAATTTCGCACAGCGAGTTCGTAATTCACCTCACTCTCATCTAAATGATTTGGATTTAGTTTAAAAGTCtccatgtcaaacaaaccaaattgtatcgaattcacttttgaaaaaaaaaaacacttattcACTATAAAGTTTAAACTAACCAAAAAAATCACTTATTCACTATTTCAAAATCGCAATTCACTTACCGAACGAACTGAATCACGAAAAACTGAAGTTACGAACTAATTTTACCGAAATTACGcgactaaattataatacaagaaAAGAAAAATAACCGATTGACTATGTTTACAAAGAACCAGATACGAATCTAATTGAGTTCAGAATAGGCAACTTGAAATCCAATTAATAACCAACTATTTACATCAAAATTatttacaataaaaatatcaaattccaaCTAATTCAAACTTTCAGAACTAACTGTTtttcgggccccacgttgggcgccaaatgtaacaATCCTCCGGTATCGCTAAGctaacggcttaagcgccaccttctttAGAAGGACCGTTAACTCGGATTTATATCCCGGCAAGAGACCGCTATCTCAGAGCAGGCCAAACAGTTACTAACGGACCGAATTGAAACAAATTGACCCAACCTATAAAGCCAACTTTCTTaagaaacaacaaaaaaaaatctgaaaggaaaTTCAAAACTAAGAAGGCAATTATACTTTCGAGCAGTTGATTGGTGTCTCAGCTAACCAGACCAACCAATTTGATAATAAGATCAATCTCTCAGACGTCACGGACTAGTGGAGTGAGAACTAAAATCGAACTAATCAACTTTATGGCATGCAATATCGAATTCACAAAAATAGCTCGACAGGTTTGTTGTAAGCTTCACAATTGAAAATATTAAAAGCTTTATTCAATTAATGATTTCAGTTCAAGAAAACCCTACTTTAACTCTGTGACGTCACGACTAGCTTCGTTTGagtggtttgtgcagaataattaCAGTGTTCTTCTTTCTTTTTAGGAACAGCAAACTAGCTTATTCTGACCTTTTGTCGAAGCGTTGAGGCTCCCACGCTGTCCTACGATGGCTACTTACAGCGGGTCCACCTTGGCGAGCAACTAGATTCGGGTAGCTGTACTCCGTAGCTGGGTCGTCCTCAAGGGGCAATTCCACCTTCGACCGTGGTTGACGGGACACTACATAGACCTGTGGGTGACGATACTTACAGGGTAGATGCGTCCCTGTCAGAAGTGGAGTAAAGAGCACGTGTTTGAGGCTCGGAATCGTCCCACTGGTCGAAACGGGTTCAGAATCGAGCAGTCTTGCACGCCTGTTGCGAAGCTGACACCGACTTCCTACGGTGTAATCGTGTCTCCGCTCAACTCGCCAAAATACGCACGGACGGTGGCCCGTCTACCCTCAGAGTCGAGAGTAATCTGCTCAACCCACGTGGACTGTTCTGGCTTGGATCTTGAATGGCACTGGCACTAGTCGGAAAGACCAGCAGGATGTCCAACTCGTCCTCGGAAATGTGGCCCAAATCCGGACAAGCCGCCCTCGTTGGATGGGCTAAGCCTATTCAACGTTGGAGAATCACTTAACTTTTTCACTCAAGGTTTCAAAAAAGCTTAGGCTTACCTGAACTAATCCACTTCTATTCACACGTGGTTGAGATAcaacttattttcaaaaatttcaaaaaaactcacaaaaaacctgtaaaattaaatCCACTTTTTGAATACATTCAATGATTTAAATACTTTCCCGGAAATTACTTCGATTTCAGTTTGAATTTTAAACGGTCTCGACTGAATAATTCTACTCCGACAACTTAATCGACTTATCGATTCGAGCACTCCACTTGAAATGAAACGGCGCTCGCGATCCAAATTGGTTGATACCTAATAACTAAGACGCAATTTCCTCTGCAAGCTGTACAATTTTTTATAAGCCTTCTTTTGATTGGAAATCGGAAAAAGGTCGGAATTTTCCACTGGAGTGGAAAATTGCGCAGTAAGAAAATTAACTACGGTTTGGTCAATTTGCCCTTTGATATGCAACCATTTATGCACTGTATAATTTGAAAATCTAATCTTGCCGAAATGATTAAATTCGAGCTGTTTCACTTCTAGGTGGCAGCACTAGTGTATATTGAAGAAAAGCTTCAAAGCTTCAATGTGGATTATGTTGCTAGATACACGGAAGGAATTTTGTttctcattttgttttttttttttgtttgctttaAAGATTCATTTCAATAAATTTGGCGACTATTTGTAGATCTTACaaaagttctcttcaaagttggcaacatgattggcgagatggccaactgggacggtggttacattctattattcctaatgtttctttgcgagcgtggcattacggtttggatgtaggtcgagacttcatacgcgtgatgtGAAGACTCATGTCCAACAATTACTCGCTAGGCgtacatttgcatagaataaatcttgcgctcgacaatcttgtactaagtgcggttccggttatgatgacatcgaccacgaaGTTTGGCAATgaccggataatgacgcctccagagcgctactattggatacccttgaggcccgaggtagacaaccctttgttccagtaagagatgtgttgggaacccgtgattttatctatatgcggtccatttatgatttccttcgcatgtgttgtataaaggtttaatctCCCTGTGTTTctttttcgcttcagtttttgcctttctcgtacactaagtgtactggaaaggctatatgttcactccaaaaatgactttttgatagaaggcccggagggtcgagtcacatataccaatcaactcagctcgacgaattgaggtgatgtctgtgtgtgtgtatgtatgtatgtgtgtgtgtatgtgtgtgtacaaaaaaaactcacatcactttttggcagtaaacctcaaccgattttaatgatcaacggttcattcgacgcggaatctggtcccattgtttcctattgaaaatggttcgaatcggtccagccgttccggagttatggccatttaggtgttccggatcggtaccccaggaaatggccagatatgaaaacgctacaaacccattcatgcgacatatcaaaccacggcactttcgaaaacatgatgaacggtaaacaggaaaatagtctcgggccatacctgaaccggtagtgctccggaaccggttccgggtgacccgccggaagtggccaaatatgaaagtgaaccaaacccttcatgcgacacatcaaacagcggctttttcgatagcctgatgaacagtaggcaggaaaatattctcggaccatatctgaaccggtagtgttccggaaccggttccgggtgatccgctggatgtggccaaatatgaatgtgaaccaaagccatacatgcgacacatcaaacagcggatttttcgataacctgataaacagtaggcaggaaaacattctcagaccatatatgaaccggaagtattccggaaccggttctgggtgttccgccggaagtggctgaatatgaaagtgaaccaaacccatgcatgcgatacaacaaacagcggctttttcgatagcctgatgaacagtgggcagggaaatattctcagaccatatcggaaccggtagtgttactgccaagtataaaagttaaccaaccccttacatgcgacgcatcaaatcgcaagctcttcaggcaacctgataaacggttaataaaatagaatagtttcagatcatatttggatcaaccgatagagttccggaaccggtttcaggtgttccgCTGGATGtgttcaaatgtagtagatatcagaacctatgcctgcggcacattaaacagcggctttttaaataacgtgatgaacgattagtcagaaaataggctcagatcacaacgaagatctttataaaggctaccgatagtgttccaggccgatctagggtgtccagccggaagtggctaaatgccaaaaagaaccaaacctatgcatgcgacacatcgaaccgcggtcttttttttaaccatgaggaacgattagcaagaaaataggctcagaccacaatagaggctaccgatagtgatgcaaaaccagcattgggtgcttcctagggtgcttcgcaggaacttcaaaaatgaacaaagtcaatgcaagcgacatgtgtaagaaaacaaaatcttgactgaactaaggccacatacatactgacgtcttactctactcactctctatcgtccttgttttcaacggttgaaacaaatattaatcgttgttgctcgtttgacgtctactcactaccaacatcaagccgcagtgaaacgcaacctgattagc includes:
- the LOC134285224 gene encoding uncharacterized protein LOC134285224, which translates into the protein METFKLNPNHLDESEVNYELAVRNCTILGSVENRRRDLRVVFRDPDSERYVRVTEAMMNDDLREVPKKLKEIADLLNEEPHPTCFSRLVHYYLRIRRYTPRTAQQQEDLRCLLEMISKISAKYFATGLDESGGYEPIAESTTRGNPSGGDTTVVQMNQTMDQPSMRSSMALNQTTTTHVPRNPGSPWLMSWDETEGAEGRTTEQSGREMSKVIPALVEDLLNFRHAEQSTGTVPRQVEFFNDLQSSPWSLRVPSLRPGEVPRSGVSTGTQEMSAEASGHPRNRNQPEIRMSSPPFEGVSEDPRVSGHQPSESARNPDTARVGGPNNEYIHVSEIDKYIKRYIDQLIGQGVLPYQGRNQPVDNLTEQMANTSIRPGINMSHSRYPNRSEVNRSGTPAQRTLPDPSPPLQLSGYPSGTRQTIGPESFPGIERNAAYGEPPMHKSRCSTPRNEQTANVGYSPGMQRSSFPLPSSGFSRRLPHQQCSIIEKWPKFTGDSNAVPVTDFLRQINILSRSYDISKDELRMHAHLLFKDSAYVWFTTYEEKFTSWEVLEAYLKMRYDNPNRDRIIKEEMRARNQRPTELFSAYLTDMEMLAQRMIKKMSEAEKFEIIVENMKLTYKRRLALEPIHSIEHLAQLCFKFDALESNLYSGSVQPRPTVHQVECEEDGIGEQYTDEDLDEIYALKARIGNNISKTKSRFESTSGRTKQSICWNCQRIGHMWKDCDKRKTIFCHICGLTDTTAYKCPNKHELGQKEELPKNE